The genomic interval CCCATTCAGACGCAGAAAGTATTTGCTCATTTTCCGGAGAAATGGATGAATGTTTCTGAGATGCCGTCGCAGGCAGTTCAATATCACTCTTATCCGCAAGAAACTGTAAGGCTTCATGAAATGTATAACCTTCCATTTCCATAATAAATGTAACAACATTTCCACCTTTGCCACAGCCAAAGCAATGAAATATTTGCTTCTCTTGCGTCACCGAAAAGGAAGGGGTTTTCTCTCCATGAAATGGGCAAAGACCAAAATAATTACGCCCTTGCTTCTTTAACTGCATATATTCCCCAATGATATCGACAATATCATTTGCGGTACGTACCTGTTCAATTACCTCTTCAGTTACTTGACCAACCATATTGACCACCATTGCTTTTCTAATTCTATATACATGAAGAAAATCCTTCACCTTTCGACAATGTTTTTGAATAAGTCGAAAAAAATTTCCTTCCAGAATTGCTTGACATAGAAGGACTTATTACTCACTTTACTATTGTACCTCTTGAATCACCTCGATAAACGTCAGTCAGACATCTTACATACCTGTATTCTACATTAACACCGTTTTTCCTTCCTCAATCACAATGTTTTACTTTTCTGAATATATGACGTTCTTCTTAATCAATTGGTACACACTTAAAATACATTTTTTACACAAAAATTAATTATAATACAAGATAATTAAAAAAACCATAAAAAAACTCAATTCATCGGCTTTACCCTATTAGACAAACTCACATGCTTTCTACATCACGTCCCCAAAAAGGTACTGCAAATAATAAACATAGAAAACATCCTGCACAATTGCAGAATGTCTTCATCAACATTGACTTATTTCATTAATCGCATAATCGTGTTAGCCGTCTCTTCTACTGCCTTATAAGAAACATCAACGACTTTACATCCTATTTTATTAACCACTTTGTTGAAATATTCAAGTTCCTGATGGATTCGCTGCATGTTTGCATATGTGGCCTGATCACCTAGGCCTAAAGCTTTGAGTCTTTCTTTTCGTATATCGTTTAATTTTTCTGCACTTATTCTTAAGCCAATACATTTAGCCGGGTCAACTTCAAACAGCTCCTCGGGCGGATCAACTTCGGGAACAATAGGAACATTAGCAACCTTGATCCGTTTACTCGCGAGATATTGGGATAAAGGAGTCTTGGATGTACGAGATACTCCTATCAATATAATATCAGCGCGGGCAATCCCACGAGGGTCTCTGCCATCATCGTACTTTACCGCAAACTCAATCGCTTCAACACGTCTGAAGTAATCTTCGTCCAGTTTATGGACAAGTCCCGGCTCCATATGCGGCTCTTTACCGAACACCTCTTGCATTGAGCTCAACATCGGACCCATAATATCTATAGCTTCCAGACCTTTGGCAGTTGCCTGTTCATTCAGGTATGAACGCAATTCCGGGTCGACAATTGTAAAACCAATGAGTGCCTGGTTTTCCAGTGCGAGTACCAATGAATCATCAATTGTTTTTTTATCTTCAACATAAGGTATTCGCTGTATACGATATTCCCCGTTATTGAATTGGCTTAAACCCGCTTTTATTACGAGTTCAGCTGTTTCGCCGACCGAATCCGACAGAACGTAAACAAGTGGCATGTCATCCATGGATATGCTCCTCCCTTCATTAATGCTCATCCATAATCAGTTCGACAAAAACTTTTGTTATCGTTGTTTTTGTAATACGTCCAACAATCTCATTTCCTGCATCTGTTTCTTTGATCACCGGTAAGCCATCAATTTGCTTATCAATCAGTTTTTTAGCGGCATCAATCATTAAATCATCTCTGTGGCAGACCGTAATGTTGGGCATTCTAGTCATTATAATATGAACCGGAATAGCATCCAATTCCTGATTCCCGATACTTGCCCGTAACAAGTCTTTTCGGGACAGGACACCGGTCAAATTGGAATGTGTGTCGACAACAAACAATGTACCCACATCTTCAAGAAACATAGTGGAAATGGCATCATAAACAGATGCTTCCTCTTTCACCACGATTGGGACAGATTGGTACTCGTGGACTTTAAATTTCTTGATTTTCCCCGTTAATAACTCTGTCCCCGTTTTGCCGGTGTAAAAATACCCCACACGCGGTCGCGCGTCAAGAAAACCAGCCATGGTCAATATGGACAAATCAGGTCGCAATGTAGCCCTTGTCAAATTCAATCGTTCCGCTATATGTTCACCGGTAATTGGACCATTTTCTTTTACAATATCAATAATTTGTTCTTGTCTCTTAGATAATTCCACTTTTTCACCACCTGTGCGTTCAATGTGTCATACTACCTTCTAGTATTATAGCCTATTCAAGGTGAAAAAGGAAAGTTGACAACTTAATCGAACTGTTGCTTCCATTCAATTAAGGACAAATCGGCATAGCGGCAAATCAATGCAGCTATATTGTTGACAAGCGAAAGACGATTTTCACGAATTTCTGCATCATCGGACATTACCATGTTATGTTCAAAGAAAGTATGAATTGGATTTGCCAGGTTTCCAAGCTGTTCCAAAGCCTGGTGAGCATCTTGTCGCTTATTCGCTTGATCAAATGCATCACTGACTTCCTGGAAAACAGTATACAATTCTTTTTCAGACGATGTTTGGAAAACGTCAGGATCAACATCATTTCGTTCTGATTTTCCGGACAACTTAAGTATACGGACAAGTGCTTCCTGAACGGACGTGAACTCCTGATTACTACGTTGGCGTGATAATTCTTGTGCTTTTGCCATTGTATAAGCTATAACACCAATATCGTTCTGCAAAACGGCATTGATAACATCTTGCCCTGGTGTCACATCTTTCAACAAATAGGAGGCTCGTTGTTTGAAAAACTGATCGAGCTCCGTCTTGGCTTTTTCCCGGTCAGCCTGTTCAATACCGGATTCCATATAAAGGCTTTGCGCTAGTTCCAGCAACGATTCAACGGTAATATTCCAATTGCGTTCATTTAGAATTCTTAATAACCCAATTGCCTGACGCCGTAACCCATATGGATCATGTGACCCACTCGGTATTAAACCCGCTTCGATACAGCCTACAATGGTATCCAACTTATCCGCTGCACTTACCATCGCACCTTGCAGTGACTGTGGTAATACGCCATCAGCTTGAACAGGCATGTAATGTTCCGCTATTGCTTTAGCAACATCTTTATCCTCACCGGCATTTAATGCATATGTTTCTCCGATAATTCCTTGTAGATTTGTAAATTCATTGACCATATTAGTCGGTAAGTCAAATTTACAAATCTCCGCTGCCCGCATAACCTTGGCATGTTCCTCTGTATGAAGGCCAAGCCAGTGTGAAGCTGATTGGTTATTTTCTGGATGCGTTTTATCTTGTCACTAATCGTTCCCAATTTTTCCTGGAATACGATTCGTTCCAATTTTGTTAGATAGTAGTCAATCGTGTGTTTCTGATCTTCCTCAAAAAAGAATTGCGCATCAGACAATCTGGCCCGCAGTACTTTCTCATTGCCGCGCTTTACCGTTTCAATCCCGTGGTCGTCACCATTACGAACACTAACAAAATAAGGAAGCAGTTCATCATTTATATCCTTCACAGGAAAATAACGCTGATGTTCTTTCATTGATGTAATAAGTACATCTTCAGGGAGCGTTAAATAATCTGCGTCAAAAGCCCCAGTGAAAACAGTTGGATACTCAACAAGATTGCGCACTTCCTTAAGCAGTTCACCATCTTCCGGTATCCGAAATCCATGTTTTGTTTCAAGTTCGGCTATCCCATCAGCAATTAACTGCTCCCGCTTTTGCGGATTTGCAATCACGAATTGATCCTCAAGTGCTTGCTCGTAATCCGCGGGTGCACTTAGCGTAATCTTTTCACCTAAAAATCGGTGCCCATACGTATCATTGCCTGTTTTTACACCAGCCACTTCAAACGGGATGACTTCATTACCGAAAAGCGCAGCAATCCAGCGGACGGGGCGAGCATAACGCAAGGTTTGTTCTCCCCAGCGCATATTTTTCGGAAACTGAATCGACTCAATAAGTTGCTTAAACGCCGGGAGCAGTTCACGCGTTTCTTTACCGATGATCTGTTTTTCAACAAAAATATAATTGACATCCTTGACGTCTTTTATATAGATATCATCGACGGTTTTTCCCTGACCCTTGGAGAAGCCGATTGCCGCCTTCGTCCATTCACCTTGTTCATCTTTAGCAATTTTTTCAGAGGGCCCTTTCACTTCTTCCCGGATTGATTGCTGTGATTCAGCTACTCCGCTAACCAGGACACTAAGTCTGCGCGGTGTTGAAAAAGACGTAATGGCTTCATAGGCGATTCGCTGTTCATCGAGCCACGTTTGTGTTTTTTGAAGCAGTTGCTTTTCTGCATCATCGACAAATCTTGCCGGAAGTTCCTCAAGTCCTATCTCTAATAATATATCTTTAGCCATTACTCTGCCTCCCTTTTCAGCATAGGAAATCCTAGTCGTTCCCGCTCCTGCACATAAGATTTAGAAATGTTTTTAGCCAGATTACGGATTCTGGAAATATACCCGGTCCGTTCTGTTACGGAAATAACACCTTTGGCATCAAGCAAATTGAACGTATGAGAACATTTCAAAACATAATCGTATGCAGGGAAAACGAGTCCTTTCTCCATAGTAGCCCCAGCTTCCTTTTCATACATAGCAAACAATTGAAACAGCATATCTGTATCAGATTCTTCAAATGTATAGGTAGAATGTTCATATTCGGGCTGAAAAAATATGTCGTTCACCGTGACACCGTTTGTCCATTCCAATTCAAATACATTTTCTTTATCTTGAATAAACGAAGCGAGTCGCTCGATTCCATACGTTAGCTCAACAGACACAGGGCTTGCCTCCAGCCCACCTATTTGCTGAAAATAAGTAAACTGGGTTATTTCCATACCATCAAGCCACACTTCCCAGCCAAGACCCGCGGCACCCAAGGTCGGATTTTCCCAATTATCTTCCACAAAACGAATATCATGTTCCAATGGGTTAATGCCTAGAGCCTTCAATGATTCTAGATATAGATCCTGGATATTATCCGGAGAAGGCTTCATAATGACCTGAAATTGATGATGCTGATACAGTCGATTTGGATTTTGTCCGTAACGGCCGTCAGCGGGTCGCCTTGAAGGTTCTACATAAGCAACATTCCACGGTTCCGGGCCCAGGCTACGTAAGAGCGTCATTGGTGACATGGTTCCGGCACCTTTCTCAACATCATAGGCCTGCATTAGAATACAGTTTTGGTCAGACCAATGTTTTTGCAGTGTTAAAATGATCTCCTGGATTGTCATCATTTCATCCTCCACTTCCTGTACATAAAAATACCCGCCCTTATGTCTATAATCGACATAGGGACGGGTTTATTCCGCGGTTCCACCCTACTTGCCCTTTTCTCAAGGGCCACTTTCATATACACGCTCAAGAGTGCCATTCCTTATCATCCTACTCCCCGGCTCACACCATCCCGGGTTCGCTTAAAGCAGGCATTGAAAGTACTACTCTCTATCATTGCATGAGTCACTAATTAAAATTATGTATAGAATATAACGGTAAGCATCTATTTTGTCAAGAAGTATGTACTACAGTAGCTTATCAAGTTGACGAAGGAATCGTTTAGATTTTAGATAATAACCTCCATAAGCATCATAATAAGCGTCAATAATCTGGCGGAGCAGTTTCCTGTTTTCTTCCTTCACCGAAATGGTCCCAATTCGCTCCAGTTCCACCTCAGCAAAAATCCACAGCAATTGGGCCAGTTTGTCTGACAGGCTAATTGCCTCTCGATCGAAATGTTTACATTGTGGACAAAGGAACCCTCCTTCTGCTATAGAAAATACAAATGGACCCGCTTTGTTTCCGCAATGAACACATTTGTCTAGAACAGGACTAAATCCTCCCCTAATAAATATCTTTAGTTCATACATCATAATGGGAATAGCAGCATCTTCTTTTTCTGCCATCCAGTTCAATGTCTCGTTTAACTGTTTATAGAGTTGCGGATCGGGAGTTTGTGAGTCGGTCAATTTATCGGTCAGTTCAGCAACGTAGGAAGCGTACGCCGTTTTTAGAATATCTTCCCTGATTTGTCTGTTGGCGTCTATGACATCGCCTTGCTGTATCGTGCTCAAGCCCGAGTTGACATATATAAAGAATTCACCAATGATGAATGGCTGCGTTACGGCAGCCATTCTGCTTTTTGGCTTTTTTGCCCCCCTGGCAATAGCAGCGATTTTTCCAAGCTTATCGCTGAATAGCGTGACAATTTTATGTGATTCTCCATAATTCTGTGTTTTTATGACAATACCTTCCATTTTTTCAAGCAAACAGTCTCACCTTCTATGAACAATCATTACTGGTGAATCTTAACATTCAGGGTTGGCTGATGACGTTTCTGGTTCTCCATGCTGATCGGCCTTAACAACATTTGATTCATTTTTTTCAAGTTCTTTCAGTAATAAGTAGGTTTCAATGCTTCCTGTTTGACTGAATAATTTCCAAGTAAAGTCGATCACAAGAAAACCCGCCTTTCTAAGCATGTTTATAATGTCTACATTATTATAGTTTCCAAGCATAATGAATCAATGAGTTTTAAAATTTACCAAGTCTAATATTCATCGCTACGATACCCGAATTCTTGGAGCTGTGACTGTTTGTTGCGCCAGTCTTTTTGGACTTTGACCCAGAGATCAAGATACACTTTTGACCCGAGCAGTGCCTCTATATCGGACCGTGCTTTTTGGCCAATGTTTTTTAGCATAGCTCCTTGTTTACCAATGATGATTCCTTTTTGTGTCTTGCGCTCAGTCACAATTGATGCCTGAATAAAGATGGAACCGGATTCTCTTTCTTCAAGATTTTCAATAATAACCGCGATGGAATGTGGTACCTCTTCTCTTGTCAGTTGCAATACTTTTTCCCGGATTAATTCGCTTATGATAAAACGTTCCGGATGGTCGGTTACATAATCATCCGGATAGTATTGTGGTCCTTCCGGTATATAACTTTTTAATTCTTTGATCAAACTGCTAACATTATTGCCGTTTAATGCCGAAATTGGAAAAACTGCCTCAAAGTCATATTTATTTCTATATTGATCTATTAGCGGGAGCAATTCATCCGGATGAACGAGATCAATTTTATTGATGACTAGAAAGACCGGACGATTGACTTGCTGCAGGAGATCCAATATATATTGGTCCCCTTTTCCATATCCTTCATTAGCATTAACCATGAAAAGCACCGCATCAACTTCATTGAGCGTATCCTGAGCTGATTTCACCATAAAGTCTCCTAAGCGGTGTTTAGGCTTATGAATTCCCGGTGTGTCGATGAATACGAGCTGCGAATCCGTACTGGTCAGCACCCCTTGAATCCGATTCCGTGTTGTTTGTCGTTTATCACTCATAATTGCAATTTTTTGACCAATAACATGATTCAAGAATGTCGACTTTCCTGTGTTGGGTCTGCCAATAATTGTTATAAATCCCGATTTAAAATTGTCATTCATGA from Lentibacillus cibarius carries:
- a CDS encoding helix-turn-helix transcriptional regulator, with product MELSKRQEQIIDIVKENGPITGEHIAERLNLTRATLRPDLSILTMAGFLDARPRVGYFYTGKTGTELLTGKIKKFKVHEYQSVPIVVKEEASVYDAISTMFLEDVGTLFVVDTHSNLTGVLSRKDLLRASIGNQELDAIPVHIIMTRMPNITVCHRDDLMIDAAKKLIDKQIDGLPVIKETDAGNEIVGRITKTTITKVFVELIMDEH
- a CDS encoding pyruvate, water dikinase regulatory protein, with the protein product MDDMPLVYVLSDSVGETAELVIKAGLSQFNNGEYRIQRIPYVEDKKTIDDSLVLALENQALIGFTIVDPELRSYLNEQATAKGLEAIDIMGPMLSSMQEVFGKEPHMEPGLVHKLDEDYFRRVEAIEFAVKYDDGRDPRGIARADIILIGVSRTSKTPLSQYLASKRIKVANVPIVPEVDPPEELFEVDPAKCIGLRISAEKLNDIRKERLKALGLGDQATYANMQRIHQELEYFNKVVNKIGCKVVDVSYKAVEETANTIMRLMK
- the glyQ gene encoding glycine--tRNA ligase subunit alpha, whose product is MTIQEIILTLQKHWSDQNCILMQAYDVEKGAGTMSPMTLLRSLGPEPWNVAYVEPSRRPADGRYGQNPNRLYQHHQFQVIMKPSPDNIQDLYLESLKALGINPLEHDIRFVEDNWENPTLGAAGLGWEVWLDGMEITQFTYFQQIGGLEASPVSVELTYGIERLASFIQDKENVFELEWTNGVTVNDIFFQPEYEHSTYTFEESDTDMLFQLFAMYEKEAGATMEKGLVFPAYDYVLKCSHTFNLLDAKGVISVTERTGYISRIRNLAKNISKSYVQERERLGFPMLKREAE
- a CDS encoding YqzL family protein: MIDFTWKLFSQTGSIETYLLLKELEKNESNVVKADQHGEPETSSANPEC
- the recO gene encoding DNA repair protein RecO; translated protein: MLEKMEGIVIKTQNYGESHKIVTLFSDKLGKIAAIARGAKKPKSRMAAVTQPFIIGEFFIYVNSGLSTIQQGDVIDANRQIREDILKTAYASYVAELTDKLTDSQTPDPQLYKQLNETLNWMAEKEDAAIPIMMYELKIFIRGGFSPVLDKCVHCGNKAGPFVFSIAEGGFLCPQCKHFDREAISLSDKLAQLLWIFAEVELERIGTISVKEENRKLLRQIIDAYYDAYGGYYLKSKRFLRQLDKLL
- the era gene encoding GTPase Era, with protein sequence MNDNFKSGFITIIGRPNTGKSTFLNHVIGQKIAIMSDKRQTTRNRIQGVLTSTDSQLVFIDTPGIHKPKHRLGDFMVKSAQDTLNEVDAVLFMVNANEGYGKGDQYILDLLQQVNRPVFLVINKIDLVHPDELLPLIDQYRNKYDFEAVFPISALNGNNVSSLIKELKSYIPEGPQYYPDDYVTDHPERFIISELIREKVLQLTREEVPHSIAVIIENLEERESGSIFIQASIVTERKTQKGIIIGKQGAMLKNIGQKARSDIEALLGSKVYLDLWVKVQKDWRNKQSQLQEFGYRSDEY